One genomic window of Clostridium taeniosporum includes the following:
- a CDS encoding SPOCS domain-containing protein, whose protein sequence is MGKIQRELIEYSGINTCIIKDKQNFNQINIEETFCIPAQKPDMEQINKMRAKGCIVNYEVVKTPVGTSLEGQVITGYKLLVCGKIELKVEYVACDCTQSVHTAHACLPFCAYVVLPKDINPNARLTPNVIIEDIFSEQIDERCIYNNITMMVLVDIC, encoded by the coding sequence ATGGGGAAAATTCAAAGAGAGTTAATAGAATATAGTGGAATCAATACTTGCATAATAAAAGATAAACAGAATTTTAATCAAATAAATATAGAAGAAACTTTTTGTATACCAGCTCAAAAGCCAGATATGGAACAAATAAATAAGATGAGAGCTAAGGGATGTATAGTGAATTATGAAGTTGTGAAAACACCTGTTGGAACATCATTAGAAGGACAAGTTATTACAGGTTATAAACTATTAGTATGCGGAAAGATAGAATTAAAGGTTGAATATGTTGCGTGTGACTGCACTCAATCAGTGCATACTGCTCACGCATGTCTTCCATTTTGCGCGTATGTAGTATTACCAAAGGACATAAACCCCAATGCAAGACTAACACCAAATGTTATTATTGAAGATATATTCTCAGAACAGATAGATGAGAGATGTATCTATAATAATATAACTATGATGGTATTAGTAGATATATGTTAG